The following are encoded together in the Candidatus Palauibacter polyketidifaciens genome:
- a CDS encoding PIN domain-containing protein — MIVADTSAMVALLDRGARDHDTLRDAYELRPGEWILPWAILPELDYIAAARLGRGVAAALREDLARGKFTIEWGRFADLQRAEELNVSYRSLRLGLVDGVVMAVAERLRARAIATVDLGDFGAVSLEGQPQLWPRDL, encoded by the coding sequence GTGATTGTCGCGGACACCAGCGCAATGGTGGCGCTGCTCGACCGCGGGGCACGGGATCATGACACGCTACGCGATGCCTACGAGCTGCGACCCGGAGAGTGGATCCTCCCCTGGGCCATCCTCCCGGAACTGGACTACATCGCCGCAGCGAGGCTGGGGCGGGGTGTAGCGGCTGCTCTGCGTGAGGACCTCGCCCGTGGAAAGTTCACCATCGAGTGGGGAAGATTCGCCGATCTGCAGCGAGCGGAGGAGTTGAACGTATCCTACCGTTCTCTGCGTCTCGGGCTGGTGGACGGCGTGGTCATGGCCGTGGCCGAACGCCTACGCGCGCGGGCGATTGCGACTGTCGACTTGGGCGATTTTGGAGCCGTATCCCTGGAGGGGCAGCCGCAACTCTGGCCGAGAGATCTCTAG
- a CDS encoding NAD(P)/FAD-dependent oxidoreductase produces the protein MSGNRNVVVVGAGMAGLGAAYTLRKHGLDVTVFEASPDIGGRVTGKQIDGFHMDVGANVFLESYGTIRQLASELGVSLKRTPVPINGGVYRSGRFHGFYGGGSPASQLKTAGTFLQFRLLSPRGLRQALRFVKMLKARANDLSFDDHRRILDLDTGVSTTEFFESNFGTEVLERFIQPNLSSYTLGYPEEVGAAYAMVAAWDFGLNGGAWPCLPDGGPGVFVNALARACAEGGGGIRVSTPVDRIVLEDGAVRGVVTEAGFIEADAVVCATTATKALEIIPRLPSGIRDVLRRVTYSKCCRVFFGVDSSPFPTDWYAVAFPRETGALMTGMSDSAVMAPETVPEGRALVDALVIGRRAEELFALSDEEASQQVLAEIRNYFPTMARPLFTHVHRWDEAVCLAPGGMMTALDRMRGQDLADVRGLFLAGEYMGVPSTNGALRSGIDTAEDCAAFFSQPAGR, from the coding sequence ATGAGCGGGAATCGGAACGTCGTTGTGGTTGGTGCCGGAATGGCAGGATTGGGCGCCGCATACACTCTCCGCAAACACGGATTGGACGTCACCGTCTTCGAGGCTTCTCCTGATATCGGAGGCCGCGTCACGGGAAAGCAGATTGATGGCTTCCATATGGATGTCGGGGCGAACGTCTTCCTCGAGTCGTACGGCACGATCAGGCAGTTGGCGAGCGAACTTGGCGTTTCGTTAAAGCGAACCCCCGTTCCGATAAACGGCGGCGTGTACCGCAGCGGCAGGTTTCATGGTTTCTATGGTGGCGGATCACCGGCAAGTCAGTTGAAGACGGCCGGGACGTTTCTGCAGTTCCGTTTGCTGTCGCCCAGGGGACTCCGGCAGGCGCTCCGGTTCGTCAAGATGCTGAAAGCGCGAGCCAACGACCTGAGCTTCGACGATCATCGGCGCATACTTGACCTCGATACGGGTGTCAGCACTACTGAGTTTTTTGAGTCCAATTTCGGCACCGAGGTCCTCGAGAGGTTTATCCAGCCGAACCTGAGCAGCTACACGCTCGGGTATCCCGAGGAGGTTGGCGCGGCCTACGCGATGGTAGCCGCCTGGGATTTTGGCCTGAACGGCGGCGCCTGGCCCTGCTTGCCCGATGGTGGTCCCGGCGTTTTCGTGAACGCCCTTGCGCGGGCCTGTGCCGAGGGAGGTGGTGGTATCAGGGTATCCACGCCCGTGGACCGGATCGTTCTCGAGGACGGTGCGGTGCGTGGCGTGGTCACGGAAGCGGGCTTTATCGAGGCCGATGCGGTCGTTTGCGCAACGACCGCCACCAAGGCCCTCGAGATCATCCCCCGGCTCCCATCCGGCATCCGCGACGTCTTGCGCCGGGTCACCTATTCCAAGTGTTGCCGCGTGTTCTTCGGCGTCGATTCGAGCCCGTTCCCCACCGACTGGTACGCCGTCGCCTTCCCGAGGGAGACGGGAGCGCTGATGACGGGCATGAGCGACTCCGCGGTGATGGCGCCGGAGACCGTGCCGGAGGGGAGGGCGCTCGTGGACGCGCTCGTGATCGGGAGGCGGGCCGAGGAACTGTTCGCATTGAGCGACGAAGAGGCGTCGCAGCAGGTTCTCGCGGAGATCCGCAACTACTTCCCGACGATGGCCCGGCCGCTGTTCACCCACGTCCATCGCTGGGACGAAGCCGTGTGTCTGGCACCCGGCGGCATGATGACGGCGCTGGATCGGATGCGCGGGCAAGACCTCGCCGACGTCAGGGGGCTGTTTCTCGCGGGCGAGTACATGGGGGTTCCCTCGACCAACGGCGCCTTGCGAAGCGGCATTGATACGGCTGAAGACTGCGCGGCCTTTTTCTCGCAGCCGGCAGGACGGTAG
- a CDS encoding CopG family transcriptional regulator, producing the protein MSRIKTTVYLRATDYGRLKSIADAENRSAAELIREAVGEYTTRKVRALLPRSIGMGDSGMPHLAERYEDYLHGFGEDTPVGDGLEADGEPGAPDGRTGQHGDRA; encoded by the coding sequence ATGAGTAGAATCAAGACGACGGTTTACCTGCGCGCGACGGACTACGGGAGGCTGAAGTCAATCGCCGACGCCGAGAACCGCTCGGCGGCGGAACTGATCCGTGAAGCGGTGGGCGAATACACCACACGCAAGGTACGGGCCCTTCTGCCGCGCAGCATCGGAATGGGCGACAGCGGCATGCCGCATCTGGCCGAACGATACGAAGACTACCTCCACGGATTCGGTGAGGACACGCCCGTCGGAGACGGGCTGGAAGCGGACGGTGAACCGGGAGCGCCGGACGGCCGCACCGGGCAGCACGGCGACCGCGCGTGA
- a CDS encoding efflux RND transporter permease subunit, which produces MKNDDAYPRGAVAYMARNGVAANLLMAFILAAGLASLPGLVQEMYPVPSSNHIEITVPYPGATPHEVEESIILKIEERVGTVNGVKDVTSVAAEGMASVMAVLETGADINRALNDIEAAVGSIQSFPGGAERPEVRERANRQSVIRLVLYGDVPERALKELAYRTEEQIASLPEVSYVETRGVRDYEISVEVPRNRLQALGLTLEDIAGAVRDGSLDLAAGSIETVGAEMRVRTTGQSYSEYDFEEIVVLSKGDGTLVRLGDLADVRDGFQDVHLITRYNGQPAAFVEVYRAAGEKVLDVADAVVHHLEREILPSLPTGVEVAIWNNDAEIYGEQVYVLVKNGFLGLLLVFVALTLFLNIRLALWVALGIAVAATGALAVMLVLDVSINAISMFAFVLAIGIMVDDAIVVAEHVHLERQKGASGVVAAIRGTQKIKKPLIFAVLTSVAAFSPLLFLPGGFGEVMGAFPIIVISVLLLSLVESLLVLPNHLSHLPGPEWTPSNSLDRFLAWTQKRVNDGFQWFLSGPLDRGLRLATGRPELVLASAVGVVILCVSLVPAGIIDVILSEPVEGDIVTANLEMPVGTPAWRTTEIAEELEAAGRRTIDRLSSGRPEKAEPLLSAVTLAVGMKTGLERGGGLVQEPNLKPGGDIGSVEFKLLGAQQRDISASTFLQHWREEVGAVPEARGLRFTAELLNLGLPVHIDLSHPDPERLGPIGDSAVERLRELQGVFDIQSDHSAGFQEIQIELRPEAQTLGLTLGELARQVRAAFFGTEALRLQRGPEDVRVYVRLPSDERDTAADVERYTVRTPTGFTVPLSRVATVRMEISPSSIRRKNGQRTVTVTADVDTNVTTGAEVTAILANTILPELAGANPGLTYAFGGEQQQQVESTDALGRGFVLALLVIFALLAIPLGSYTKPLIIMAVIPFGLIGAILGHLIIGIDLSIVSMMGILGLNGVVVNDSLVMVDFINRKLRDGVPARNAIIDGAKARFRPIFLTSATTFLAFTPLLLESAIQAQFLIPFAASIGFGIVFATGILMLVVPALTALHLRATTRRTRSTVVNSLRSVAEIRVAPRAVADD; this is translated from the coding sequence GTGAAGAACGACGACGCGTACCCGCGCGGTGCCGTCGCCTACATGGCGCGAAACGGGGTGGCCGCCAACCTCCTGATGGCCTTCATTTTGGCCGCGGGGCTCGCCTCGCTTCCCGGCCTCGTGCAGGAGATGTATCCAGTTCCCTCTTCCAACCACATCGAAATCACCGTGCCCTATCCCGGCGCGACTCCGCACGAGGTAGAGGAGTCGATCATCCTGAAAATCGAGGAGCGGGTCGGGACGGTCAACGGCGTGAAGGATGTGACCTCCGTCGCGGCCGAGGGCATGGCGTCCGTCATGGCGGTGCTCGAGACGGGTGCGGACATCAACCGTGCGTTGAACGACATCGAGGCCGCGGTCGGCAGCATCCAGTCATTTCCCGGAGGCGCCGAGCGTCCCGAGGTTCGAGAGCGCGCCAACCGTCAGAGCGTGATCCGCCTGGTCCTGTACGGTGACGTTCCCGAGCGCGCTCTCAAGGAGTTGGCATACCGTACCGAGGAGCAGATCGCCTCGCTTCCCGAAGTTTCCTACGTGGAAACACGAGGAGTACGTGACTACGAGATCTCGGTCGAAGTGCCTCGGAACAGGTTGCAAGCTCTCGGCCTGACGCTGGAAGACATCGCCGGCGCGGTCCGCGACGGCTCGCTCGACCTCGCGGCAGGCAGCATCGAGACGGTCGGCGCCGAAATGCGGGTCCGTACGACGGGTCAGAGCTACAGCGAGTACGACTTCGAAGAGATCGTCGTCCTGAGCAAGGGCGACGGGACCCTCGTACGTCTGGGCGACCTGGCCGACGTGCGGGACGGCTTTCAGGACGTTCACCTGATTACGCGCTACAACGGCCAGCCGGCGGCTTTCGTCGAAGTGTACCGGGCTGCCGGCGAGAAGGTCCTGGACGTCGCGGACGCGGTGGTGCACCACCTGGAGCGGGAGATCCTCCCTTCGCTGCCCACCGGCGTCGAGGTCGCCATCTGGAACAACGACGCGGAAATCTACGGGGAACAGGTCTACGTTCTGGTCAAGAACGGTTTCCTGGGGCTGCTGCTCGTCTTTGTTGCGCTGACGCTCTTCCTGAACATCCGGCTGGCTCTTTGGGTCGCGCTCGGGATCGCTGTTGCAGCCACGGGTGCCTTGGCCGTGATGCTCGTCCTCGACGTTTCCATCAACGCCATCTCGATGTTCGCCTTCGTCCTGGCCATCGGCATCATGGTGGACGACGCGATCGTCGTCGCCGAGCACGTGCATCTGGAACGCCAGAAAGGCGCCAGCGGGGTCGTCGCCGCGATCAGAGGCACTCAGAAAATCAAGAAGCCCCTGATCTTCGCGGTCCTGACGTCCGTGGCGGCGTTCTCTCCGCTGCTCTTCCTTCCCGGCGGTTTCGGAGAGGTGATGGGCGCGTTTCCCATCATCGTGATCTCCGTACTCCTCCTTTCGCTGGTGGAGTCGCTTCTCGTGCTGCCGAACCACCTGTCCCATCTCCCGGGCCCGGAATGGACGCCTTCCAATTCCCTGGATCGTTTCCTTGCCTGGACCCAGAAACGTGTCAACGACGGGTTCCAGTGGTTCCTCTCCGGCCCCCTGGACCGGGGGCTGCGCCTCGCCACCGGTCGGCCCGAGCTGGTTCTGGCCTCCGCCGTCGGCGTGGTCATCCTGTGCGTGTCGCTGGTGCCGGCGGGAATCATCGACGTGATCCTCTCCGAGCCCGTGGAGGGCGACATCGTGACCGCGAACCTCGAGATGCCGGTGGGAACGCCCGCATGGCGCACGACAGAGATCGCGGAGGAACTCGAAGCGGCCGGCCGCCGGACCATCGACCGGCTGTCGAGCGGTCGACCCGAGAAGGCGGAGCCCCTCCTGAGCGCGGTCACGCTTGCGGTCGGCATGAAGACGGGACTGGAACGGGGAGGCGGACTGGTTCAGGAGCCGAATCTGAAACCCGGTGGCGACATCGGCAGCGTGGAGTTCAAGCTGCTTGGTGCCCAGCAGCGGGACATCAGCGCCAGCACCTTTCTTCAGCATTGGCGGGAAGAAGTCGGCGCCGTGCCCGAGGCCCGAGGCCTCAGGTTCACGGCCGAGCTGCTCAACCTTGGCCTCCCTGTCCATATCGACCTCTCGCATCCGGACCCTGAGCGGCTGGGTCCCATCGGCGACTCCGCGGTCGAGCGTCTTCGGGAGTTGCAGGGCGTGTTCGACATCCAGTCGGATCATTCGGCCGGCTTCCAGGAGATTCAGATCGAACTGCGACCCGAGGCGCAAACGCTGGGTCTCACTCTGGGCGAGCTCGCCCGACAGGTGCGAGCGGCGTTCTTCGGCACCGAGGCGCTGCGCCTCCAGCGGGGCCCGGAGGATGTCCGCGTCTACGTGCGCCTTCCATCGGACGAGCGGGACACGGCGGCCGACGTCGAACGGTACACGGTCCGCACGCCCACCGGCTTCACGGTGCCCCTGAGCCGCGTCGCCACGGTGAGGATGGAGATATCACCCTCATCGATTCGGCGGAAGAACGGTCAGCGCACGGTCACGGTCACCGCCGACGTGGACACGAACGTGACGACCGGCGCCGAGGTCACCGCGATCCTGGCGAACACGATTCTCCCGGAACTCGCCGGGGCCAACCCCGGACTGACCTATGCGTTCGGAGGCGAACAGCAGCAACAGGTCGAGTCCACGGACGCCCTGGGGAGAGGCTTCGTTCTTGCGCTGCTGGTCATCTTTGCGCTACTCGCGATTCCTCTGGGGTCATACACGAAGCCTCTCATCATCATGGCCGTCATTCCCTTCGGCCTCATCGGCGCCATCCTCGGTCATCTGATCATCGGCATCGACCTGAGCATCGTTTCCATGATGGGAATCCTCGGCCTCAACGGGGTCGTTGTGAACGATTCCTTGGTCATGGTCGACTTCATCAACAGGAAACTGCGGGATGGGGTTCCCGCCAGGAACGCGATTATCGATGGGGCGAAGGCCCGTTTCCGTCCGATCTTTCTCACGTCGGCGACGACGTTCCTGGCCTTCACGCCGCTCCTGCTCGAATCGGCCATTCAGGCGCAGTTTCTCATCCCCTTCGCCGCGTCCATCGGCTTCGGCATCGTCTTCGCGACGGGCATCCTAATGCTTGTCGTGCCTGCATTGACGGCCCTGCACCTCCGCGCCACGACGCGGCGCACACGGTCCACCGTCGTCAACTCCCTGCGGTCCGTAGCAGAAATCCGCGTTGCACCGAGAGCAGTTGCAGACGACTAG
- a CDS encoding cytochrome P450: MTSTNSESPSLPPGPKGRRFGNLLRRQSDFPGFMEELHREYGDIVFYELPFLKCCAVFDARLVPDVQEPHFLKWFPTGPMLESCLATLLDQEHEQRRSLMLAGLDESSMRGYGDIIRDGALAMRQRCRPGTTIDIKEEFDVFTSRTLLDAVVGRDLAVPTSVQLNVLKAVKVDLFLALFPGASVLTKQYSPFYIPIRRWLRAMDDVVQEAIRRAKDQARPVDNMVAHYVRARDEGVHGASHLTDKEIRDEALAFLCGYPDAPAAAMTYGVHFLAQAPAAQRRLEQEVDEVLGDRPVEVADFEKLSYARAVFQETVRLAPPAYVLLPVRPREDRIVGGHLVPKGTVTNVGARVLHRRTDYWDRPEDFRPERWLEEPGPRDRGCPEHGYIPFGVADRSCPFGGFAERMFVFAHASFAQRLRLEPASSDAPKQFSNGIGVKGPITVTVRQRRP, translated from the coding sequence ATGACATCAACCAATTCGGAATCGCCGAGCCTGCCCCCTGGTCCCAAGGGGCGCCGATTCGGCAATCTGCTCCGGCGACAGTCCGACTTCCCCGGGTTCATGGAAGAACTCCACCGGGAATACGGCGACATCGTGTTCTACGAGCTTCCGTTTCTCAAGTGCTGCGCCGTGTTCGACGCCCGTCTCGTACCGGACGTCCAGGAGCCCCACTTCCTGAAGTGGTTTCCGACCGGCCCGATGCTCGAGAGCTGTCTCGCTACGCTCCTCGACCAGGAGCACGAACAGCGACGTTCGCTGATGTTGGCGGGGCTCGACGAGAGCAGCATGCGCGGCTACGGCGACATCATCAGGGACGGTGCCCTGGCCATGCGCCAGAGGTGCCGGCCGGGAACCACGATCGACATTAAAGAGGAGTTCGACGTCTTCACCTCGCGGACGCTGCTCGACGCGGTCGTCGGCCGGGACCTGGCCGTCCCGACGTCCGTTCAGCTGAACGTTCTGAAGGCCGTGAAGGTGGATCTCTTTCTGGCGCTCTTCCCGGGAGCATCCGTGCTCACGAAGCAGTACTCGCCGTTCTACATTCCGATTCGGCGCTGGCTCAGGGCGATGGACGATGTAGTTCAAGAAGCCATCCGACGGGCGAAGGATCAGGCCCGGCCCGTCGACAACATGGTCGCCCACTACGTCCGGGCGAGGGACGAGGGCGTCCACGGCGCGTCCCACCTCACCGACAAGGAGATCCGCGACGAGGCGCTCGCCTTCCTCTGCGGCTACCCGGACGCGCCCGCCGCCGCGATGACCTACGGTGTCCATTTCCTCGCCCAGGCACCCGCAGCGCAACGCCGCCTGGAGCAGGAGGTTGACGAGGTCCTGGGAGACCGCCCCGTCGAAGTCGCCGACTTCGAGAAGCTGTCCTACGCCCGGGCCGTCTTTCAGGAGACGGTTCGACTGGCCCCGCCGGCCTATGTCCTGCTGCCGGTGCGCCCGCGCGAGGACCGCATCGTAGGCGGCCATCTCGTTCCGAAGGGGACCGTCACCAACGTCGGGGCGCGTGTGCTGCACCGCAGAACCGACTACTGGGACCGCCCGGAGGACTTCCGACCGGAACGCTGGCTGGAGGAACCGGGGCCGAGGGATCGCGGATGCCCTGAACACGGCTACATTCCGTTCGGCGTCGCGGACCGGAGCTGCCCGTTCGGCGGGTTTGCGGAGAGGATGTTCGTGTTCGCCCACGCCAGCTTCGCTCAGCGCCTGCGCCTCGAACCGGCTTCGAGCGACGCTCCGAAGCAGTTCAGCAACGGGATCGGCGTCAAAGGGCCGATCACCGTCACCGTCCGGCAGCGCAGGCCGTGA
- a CDS encoding SRPBCC family protein: MEPTKRSLTINASCGTVFRAVADLGHFSKAVPQIDRIEILSESTAGVGTRFRETRLVRGRETASELRVAELVENERVRYVSDTFGTRWNSTFTVAPAGDRTRLTMVIQGRPYRVLSRLAAPLMKFLTAKAVAADMKGIKAYAESLEESAASA, translated from the coding sequence ATGGAGCCGACGAAACGGAGTCTGACGATCAACGCCTCGTGCGGAACCGTGTTCCGCGCCGTTGCCGATCTGGGTCACTTTTCCAAAGCTGTGCCTCAAATCGATCGCATCGAAATCCTGTCCGAGAGCACCGCCGGCGTCGGAACGCGTTTCCGCGAGACGCGGCTCGTGCGGGGCAGGGAAACCGCATCCGAGCTCAGGGTGGCCGAACTCGTGGAGAACGAAAGGGTTCGGTACGTCTCGGACACCTTTGGTACTCGCTGGAACAGCACGTTCACCGTCGCTCCGGCCGGCGACCGGACTCGGCTCACCATGGTGATCCAGGGGCGACCGTACAGGGTGCTGTCCAGGTTGGCGGCGCCCCTCATGAAGTTCCTCACCGCCAAGGCCGTTGCCGCCGACATGAAGGGCATCAAGGCATACGCGGAGAGCCTGGAGGAGTCTGCGGCGTCGGCGTGA
- a CDS encoding squalene/phytoene synthase family protein, whose protein sequence is MTTLHELLVRASRTFAVGIEILPHPLRGEITVAYLLLRVSDYLEDNQEIAGDEKVFLLEEWRRVLDGGPGRAALIDRLGEAAEDTPDASVARHTARVLEGLDRLAPEAREIVVRRVRESSAGMARWTERGSKFETEEDLDDYMHEVAGRVGHLLTELFVHRLPGVGRDHARMMALGREFGLALQTVNVIRGLHEDRHRGWVYVPASFLPDGMDPRELFEPANHAAAMTVLERLVEKADRHLAAARSYMRMIPRRYHRVRLFCLLPLLFAVRTLAISRTNPEVLDRETKMSRREVLAITRRAKLFGFSNRWIARYCRRLAARGA, encoded by the coding sequence ATGACCACCCTTCACGAACTTCTCGTGCGTGCGAGCCGCACGTTTGCGGTCGGCATCGAGATCCTCCCGCACCCGCTGCGGGGCGAGATCACCGTGGCCTACCTGCTGTTGCGCGTCTCCGACTACCTGGAGGACAACCAGGAAATCGCGGGGGACGAGAAGGTCTTCCTGCTGGAAGAGTGGCGGCGCGTGCTCGACGGAGGTCCCGGTCGCGCGGCGCTCATCGATCGCCTGGGAGAAGCCGCGGAAGACACCCCGGACGCGTCCGTGGCCCGGCACACGGCGCGCGTTCTGGAGGGACTCGACCGTCTGGCGCCCGAGGCCCGGGAGATCGTCGTGCGCCGAGTGCGGGAATCCAGCGCCGGGATGGCGCGGTGGACGGAGCGGGGGTCGAAGTTCGAGACCGAGGAGGATCTGGACGACTACATGCACGAGGTCGCGGGGCGGGTGGGCCATCTGCTGACGGAACTGTTCGTCCATCGGTTGCCGGGCGTCGGGAGGGACCATGCCCGAATGATGGCGTTGGGACGGGAGTTCGGCCTCGCGCTGCAGACAGTCAACGTGATCAGGGGGCTGCACGAAGACCGGCATCGCGGCTGGGTGTACGTGCCCGCGTCCTTCCTCCCCGACGGCATGGATCCCCGCGAACTGTTCGAGCCCGCGAACCACGCGGCGGCGATGACCGTGCTCGAGCGACTCGTGGAGAAGGCCGACCGCCACCTGGCGGCGGCGCGGAGCTACATGCGGATGATCCCACGACGGTACCACCGGGTGCGCCTCTTCTGCCTGCTCCCGCTCCTCTTCGCCGTGCGGACCCTGGCCATCAGCCGCACGAATCCGGAGGTGCTGGACCGGGAGACGAAGATGTCCCGGCGGGAGGTCCTCGCGATCACGCGCCGCGCGAAGCTCTTCGGCTTCTCCAATCGCTGGATCGCGCGGTACTGCCGGCGGCTCGCCGCCCGGGGCGCCTGA
- a CDS encoding FAD-dependent oxidoreductase, with product MAIDRREFLKAATAGAAGVSLGTVPPLSGGSLFAGAVPQPRATPLRRRAGQAPDVVVIGAGNFGIWTALNLQRLGVSVTVLDAYGPGNSRSTSGGETRGVRSSYGGRPEGYVWNRWANEAIRRWIQWDEEGQELLLPRVFYQMGDLILREEMVPYLEDTMAQWDRLGVDYELLDVDEIHYRWPWIRTEEGVSLGLHEPNAGVVRARRAIESVAKRFEMEGGEIRIARAALGGSDGRRLNDVTLGGDESLAASTFVFAVGPWMGKTFPELFGDRIRIPVGNVFYFAVPDRRFMFPNMPSYGVPGCTGWPALGPDHRGFRVRVGGQQGDDPDTSDRWVPPEAHERPREILEQYFPDMAGAPINETRACHYCFGPSRNFLIDRHPDFDNVWLAGLGTAESFKQGPVLGEYIAKRVLEIEDDPELAEQFRFSLEAPEGRDPGAALDPELEDLGG from the coding sequence TTGGCGATCGATCGACGGGAGTTTCTGAAGGCGGCGACAGCCGGCGCGGCGGGTGTCTCGCTCGGCACCGTCCCGCCGCTGTCGGGCGGATCCCTCTTCGCAGGCGCCGTCCCCCAGCCGCGCGCCACGCCCCTCCGCAGGCGCGCCGGCCAGGCGCCCGACGTCGTCGTCATCGGAGCGGGAAACTTCGGCATCTGGACTGCGCTAAACCTCCAGCGGCTTGGCGTCTCGGTCACCGTGCTCGACGCGTACGGCCCCGGCAACTCGCGTTCCACCTCCGGCGGCGAGACCCGCGGCGTGCGCTCCTCCTACGGGGGGCGCCCCGAGGGTTATGTGTGGAATCGCTGGGCCAACGAGGCCATCCGCCGCTGGATCCAGTGGGACGAAGAAGGGCAGGAACTCCTCTTGCCGCGCGTCTTCTACCAGATGGGCGATCTCATCCTGCGTGAGGAGATGGTCCCCTATCTCGAGGACACGATGGCCCAGTGGGACCGACTCGGCGTCGACTACGAACTGCTCGACGTGGACGAAATCCACTATCGCTGGCCCTGGATCCGGACGGAGGAGGGCGTCTCCCTCGGACTTCACGAACCCAACGCGGGGGTCGTGCGTGCGCGGCGGGCCATTGAATCGGTGGCGAAGCGGTTCGAGATGGAGGGCGGCGAGATCCGGATCGCGCGCGCGGCGCTCGGGGGATCGGACGGTCGCCGGCTGAACGACGTGACCTTGGGAGGAGACGAGTCGCTGGCGGCCTCGACCTTCGTGTTCGCGGTGGGGCCGTGGATGGGAAAGACGTTCCCGGAATTGTTCGGGGATCGGATACGCATCCCCGTGGGCAACGTCTTCTACTTCGCGGTCCCGGATCGGCGCTTCATGTTCCCGAACATGCCGAGCTACGGGGTGCCGGGGTGTACGGGCTGGCCGGCCCTCGGCCCGGACCACCGCGGCTTCCGGGTGCGGGTCGGTGGGCAGCAGGGCGACGACCCCGACACCAGCGACCGCTGGGTGCCGCCGGAGGCCCACGAGCGGCCGCGCGAGATCCTCGAGCAGTACTTCCCCGACATGGCCGGAGCCCCGATCAACGAGACGCGCGCCTGCCACTACTGCTTTGGCCCCAGCCGCAACTTCCTCATCGACCGGCATCCCGACTTCGACAACGTGTGGCTCGCCGGCCTGGGGACGGCCGAGTCGTTCAAGCAGGGGCCGGTGCTCGGCGAGTACATCGCGAAGCGCGTCCTGGAGATCGAGGACGACCCCGAACTGGCGGAACAGTTCAGGTTCTCGCTCGAGGCTCCGGAGGGACGAGATCCGGGGGCGGCCCTGGATCCTGAGCTGGAGGACCTGGGCGGTTGA
- a CDS encoding aminotransferase class I/II-fold pyridoxal phosphate-dependent enzyme yields the protein MPILAQRLADLGTENAFKVNDDIQVCLDRGMDVIRFNIGAPDFRSAPHLNRVAVAELEAGNSGYCDAAGLPSFREAIARHVSATRGISAGADQVVVTPGAKPPIGYTFQTYVDRGDEVVYPSPGFPIYESWATFVGARPVPLHLSEEKGFAFTADDLGALLTERTRLIILCSPSNPTGGVLSAEDLAGVAAVIRERCHPDIRIYSDEIYEHILFDGLEHHSIASHEGMAERTVIASGHSKGFAMTGWRLGWAVLPTAEEADVFKNLNINIMSCVPPFLQEGGRAAYEDPATAGVVAHMVGEFERRRDFIVPALNAIEGLSCQVPKGAFYVFPNISGVCERLGVFEAYGAMPPESRARTTPSGMLQMFLLYRYGVATMDRASFCRIGSGGQHFLRISIANSMEDIERGVARIECAADDPDGFREFLETERLWG from the coding sequence ATGCCCATCCTGGCGCAGCGCCTCGCCGATCTCGGGACCGAGAACGCCTTCAAGGTCAACGACGACATCCAGGTGTGTCTCGACCGCGGGATGGACGTCATCCGCTTCAACATCGGCGCGCCGGACTTCCGCAGCGCGCCGCACCTGAATCGCGTTGCCGTCGCGGAACTCGAGGCCGGGAACTCGGGGTACTGCGACGCGGCGGGACTCCCGTCCTTCCGCGAGGCGATCGCACGTCACGTTTCGGCTACGCGCGGGATTTCTGCGGGGGCGGATCAGGTCGTCGTCACCCCCGGGGCCAAGCCGCCGATCGGCTACACCTTCCAGACGTACGTGGACCGGGGCGACGAGGTCGTCTACCCGAGTCCCGGATTCCCCATATACGAGTCGTGGGCGACGTTCGTGGGGGCGCGTCCCGTGCCCCTGCACCTCTCGGAGGAGAAGGGCTTCGCGTTCACGGCGGACGACCTCGGGGCGCTCCTCACCGAGCGCACCCGGCTCATCATCCTCTGTTCGCCCTCCAATCCGACCGGAGGCGTGCTGTCGGCGGAAGATCTTGCGGGCGTCGCGGCCGTGATCCGCGAACGCTGTCACCCGGACATCCGGATCTACTCCGACGAGATCTACGAGCACATCCTCTTCGACGGCCTGGAGCACCACAGCATCGCGTCGCACGAGGGCATGGCGGAGCGGACGGTCATCGCGAGCGGCCATTCGAAGGGGTTCGCCATGACGGGGTGGCGTCTGGGCTGGGCCGTCCTGCCGACGGCGGAGGAGGCCGACGTCTTCAAGAATCTGAACATCAATATCATGTCGTGCGTGCCGCCCTTCCTGCAGGAAGGTGGGCGGGCGGCGTACGAGGACCCGGCCACGGCCGGCGTCGTGGCGCACATGGTGGGGGAGTTCGAACGTCGGCGGGACTTCATCGTACCCGCGCTCAACGCGATCGAGGGCCTGAGTTGCCAAGTGCCGAAGGGAGCGTTCTACGTCTTCCCGAACATCTCCGGCGTGTGCGAGCGGCTGGGCGTGTTCGAGGCGTACGGCGCCATGCCGCCGGAATCCCGCGCGCGGACGACGCCGTCCGGCATGCTGCAGATGTTTCTGCTCTACCGGTACGGCGTGGCGACGATGGACCGGGCCTCCTTCTGCCGCATCGGCTCCGGGGGCCAGCACTTCCTCCGCATCTCGATCGCGAACAGCATGGAGGACATCGAGCGCGGCGTGGCTCGGATCGAGTGCGCCGCCGACGATCCGGATGGATTCAGGGAGTTCCTGGAGACGGAGCGCCTGTGGGGCTGA